One part of the Podarcis muralis chromosome 3, rPodMur119.hap1.1, whole genome shotgun sequence genome encodes these proteins:
- the LOC114593729 gene encoding guanylate cyclase soluble subunit beta-2-like codes for MSGYDRMLRTLGGNLMEFIENLDALHSYLALSYQEMNAPSFRVERTDGMLLLHYYSDRKGLYHIVPGILEAVSRDFFDSEVTLKILHQDLEEERTGKKEHVVFFLSQNEKEAKNGIEEKIASAGEDCQEDEKRLDAAFQKGREESVLHQLEKKSHWDIVRHIVKFRREDLIRTLEPFFPERLWVEERTFCCAFPFHIVFDETLTIKQAGVNIQKFVPGLQIYGTRLDEYFSIVHPQVTFTIFSIRKFINSQFVLKIRRDALPNLWTRRPMLKLRGQMIWMDSMKCMMYLCSPKLRSLEELEEQRMHLSDIAQHDTTRDLILFNQQRLAEIELSNQLERKKEELRILSKNLEAEKKKSEALLYAMLPKHVANQLKEGKKVEAGDFSCCTILFSDVVTFTNICSACEPIQIVNMLNSMYSRFDRLTSVHGVYKVETIGDAYMVVGGIPVPVSSHAERVANFALGMRIAAREVMNPLTDKPIQIRIGVHTGPVLAGVVGEKMPRYCLFGDTVNTASRMESHGLPDKIHLSPTTFRALSRQVFEMVERGEIQVKGKGKMTTHFLRKNLHATENEIMGRLEETSDTLESDHGKNVVLMKYAEDSLTARDTEHRDNAAADSSKQTRYTKPEMLKGQGIIVLDQNLELQARDPNHIPEGKLTSSNSSSTSESHLDNSL; via the exons ATGTCTGGATACGACAGAATGCTACGGACCCTAGGAGGAAATTTGATGGAGTTTATCGAGAACCTTGATGCCCTTCATAGCTATCTTGCCTTGTCCTACCAG GAAATGAATGCGCCATCATTCCGAGTAGAAAGAACCGATGGGATGTTGTTGCTCCACTATTACTCCGACAGAAAAGGCCTGTATCATATTGTCCCAG GAATCCTTGAAGCTGTGTCAAGAGATTTCTTTGACAGCGAAGTGACGCTGAAGATTCTTCATCAAGATCTAGAAGAGGAGCGCACTGGGAAGAAAGAACACGTGGTGTTTTTTCTTTCGCAGAATGAGAAAGAAGCAAAGAATGGGATCGAAGAAAAAATAGCCTCTGCAGGTGAAGACTGTCAAGAGGATGAAAAG AGACTGGATGCTGCTTTCCAGAAAGGGAGGGAAGAATCTGTGTTGCACCAACTAGAAAAGAAATCTCACTGGGACATTGTGAGGCACATTGTGAAATTTAGGAGAG AGGACCTTATTCGTACCTTGGAGCCATTTTTTCCTGAGAGACTTTGGGTTGAGGAGAGAACTTTCTGTTGTGCGTTTCCTTTCCACATTGTGTTCGATGAAACA CTGACGATCAAGCAGGCTGGTGTGAACATTCAGAAATTTGTACCAGGCTTGCAGATCTACGGAACCAGATTAGATGAGTATTTCTCTATTGTTCACCCACAAGTTACATTCACAATCTTTAGCATACGGAAGTTTATCAACAGCCAGTTTGTTCTCAAGATACGAAGGGATGCGCTGCCTAACTTGTGGACGAGACGGCCCATGCTAAAGCTCAGAG gacAAATGATCTGGATGGATTCCATGAAGTGCATGATGTACTTGTGCTCACCCAAGTTGCGCAGTTTGGAGGAACTGGAAGAGCAACGGATGCACCTCTCTGACATTGCACAGCACGACACAACAAGGGATCTCATCCTCTTCAACCAGCAACGGCTGGCAGAGATAGAGCTATCTAACCAGCtagagaggaagaaggaagagctAAGGATTCTCTCCAAAAACCTGGAAGCGGAAAAGAAGAAATCGGAGGCTCTGCTCTACGCCATGTTGCCAAAACATGTGGCCAATCAGCTTAAGGAGGGCAAAAAGGTGGAAGCAg GAGATTTTAGTTGCTGCACAATACTTTTCAGTGATGTCGTGACCTTCACAAACATCTGCTCTGCCTGTGAACCTATTCAGATAGTGAACATGCTTAATTCCATGTACTCAAGGTTTGATCGGCTAACTAGTGTCCACGGTGTTTATAAA GTGGAAACAATAGGAGACGCCTACATGGTTGTAGGAGGGATTCCAGTGCCTGTCAGCAGTCATGCTGAAAGGGTGGCTAATTTTGCCCTGGGCATGAGAATAGCTGCAAGGGAAGTGATGAACCCACTCACAGATAAGCCTATACAG ATTAGAATTGGGGTGCACACTGGACCAGTTTTGGCTGGAGTGGTTGGGGAGAAAATGCCCAGGTACTGCTTGTTTGGCGATACAGTCAACACAGCTTCTAGGATGGAAAGCCATGGACTTCCAGACAAAATCCATCTGAGCCCAACAACGTTCAG AGCATTATCACGCCAAGTGTTTGAGATGGTGGAAAGGGGAGAGATACAGgtcaaaggaaaagggaaaatgaCAACACATTTTCTGAGGAAAAACCTCCATGCCACCGAGAATGAAATAATGGGACGATTGGAAGAGACATCAG ACACTTTGGAAAGCGATCATGGCAAGAATGTTGTACTAATGAAGTATGCTGAAGATTCTCTTACAGCCAGAGACACGGAGCATAGAGACAATGCGGCAG